A genomic window from Lutra lutra chromosome 17, mLutLut1.2, whole genome shotgun sequence includes:
- the TIMM50 gene encoding mitochondrial import inner membrane translocase subunit TIM50 has protein sequence MAASAALFLRLRSELRLGARGLCARLATPPPRAPDQATEIGSRTGTKAQAQGPQQQRGTEGPSYAKKVALWLAGLLGAGGTVSVVYIFGNNSVDETGAKIPDEFDNDPILVQQLRRTYKYFKDYRQMIIEPTSPCLLPDPLREPYYQPPYTLVLELTGVLLHPEWSLATGWRFKKRPGIETLFQQLAPLYEIVIFTSETGMTAFPLIDSVDPHGFISYRLFRDATRYMDGHHVKDISCLNRDPARVVVVDCKKEAFRLQPYNGVALRPWDGNSDDRVLLDLSAFLKTIALNRVEDVRTVLEHYALEDDPLEAFKQRQSRLEQEEQQRLAELSKSSKQNLFFGSLTNRLWPRSKQP, from the exons ATGGCGGCCTCGGCGGCGCTGTTCCTCCGCTTGCGGAGCGAGCTCCGACTCGGCGCGCGGGGGCTGTGCGCGAGGCTGGCGACACCGCCCCCCCGGGCCCCGGACCAG GCCACGGAAATTGGGAGCCGAACGGGCACCAAGGCCCAGGCTCAGGGGCCACAGCAGCAGCGGGGCACAGAGGGTCCCAGCTACGCCAAAAAAGTCGCACTCTGGCTCGCTGGGCTGCTGGGGGCCGGTGGGACTGTGAGCGTCGTCTATATCTTTG GAAACAACTCTGTGGATGAAACTGGTGCCAAG ATTCCCGATGAATTCGACAATG ATCCGATTCTCGTACAGCAGTTGCGTCGGACATACAAATATTTCAAAGACTATAGACAG ATGATCATCGAGCCCACcagtccctgcctcctcccagacCCTCTGCGGGAGCCATACTACCAGCCGCCCTACACACTGGTCTTGGAGCTCACGGGCGTCCTCTTGCACCCTGAGTGGTCG ctggCCACTGGCTGGAGGTTTAAGAAGCGTCCAGGCATCGAAACCTTATTCCAGCAGCTTGCCCCTTTGTATGAAATCGTCATCTTTACATCTGAGACTGGCATG ACTGCATTCCCACTCATCGACAGTGTGGACCCCCATGGTTTCATCTCCTACCGCCTCTTCCGGGATGCCACAAGATACATGGATGGCCACCATGTTAAG GACATTTCATGTCTGAATCGGGACCCTGCCCGCGTAGTCGTCGTGGACTGCAAGAAAGAAGCTTTCCGCCTGCAGCCCTACAATGGTGTTGCCCTGCGGCCCTGGGACGGCAACTCCGATGACCGGGTCTTGTTGGACCTGTCTGCCTTCCTTAAGA CCATTGCACTGAATCGCGTGGAGGATGTCAGAACCGTGCTGGAGCATTACGCCTTGGAGGATGACCCCCTGGAGGCTTTCAAACAGCGCCAGAGCCGGCTAGAGCAG gAAGAACAGCAGCGCCTGGCTGAGCTCTCCAAATCAAGCAAGCAGAACCTCTTCTTTGGCTCTCTTACCAACCGCTTATGGCCTCGCTCCAAACAGCCCTGA